One Streptomyces sp. R28 DNA window includes the following coding sequences:
- a CDS encoding M20 family metallopeptidase, whose translation MSPESEADHTGEAALPGTLPEALRAELVEFRRDLHMHPELGNQEFRTTAAIKARLEKAGLQPRVLAIGTGLICDIGEWDGERPMLALRADIDALPIPDTKSECAYRSTVPDRAHACGHDVHTAAVLGAGLVLAGLLEQGQLPRPVRLIFQPAEEVLPGGAADVVECGVLEGVGRILAVHCDPKVDAGKIGLRQGAITSACDRLEIALDGPGGHTARPHLTTDLVTAAARVVTDVPALVARRADARSGLAVTWGRVESGHAPNVIPQHAELSGTVRCLDLDTWRQAPDLVVAAIDEVANLHRAKSEINYVRGVPPVVNDPAATELLRDAMTARLGPDSVEGTEQSLGGEDFSWYLEHVPGAMARLGVRTPGDRIGRDLHQGDFDVDESAIAVGVEMFTAAALLDAVR comes from the coding sequence ATGTCCCCAGAGTCCGAGGCCGATCACACCGGGGAAGCCGCCCTTCCCGGCACCCTGCCGGAGGCGCTCCGCGCCGAACTCGTCGAGTTCCGGCGTGACTTGCACATGCATCCGGAACTCGGCAACCAGGAGTTCCGTACGACCGCAGCGATCAAGGCCCGCCTGGAGAAGGCAGGCCTGCAGCCCCGCGTGCTCGCCATCGGAACCGGGCTCATCTGTGACATCGGGGAGTGGGACGGCGAGCGGCCCATGCTCGCCCTGCGCGCCGACATCGACGCGCTGCCCATCCCGGACACGAAGAGTGAGTGCGCGTACCGCTCGACCGTCCCGGACCGGGCGCACGCCTGCGGTCACGACGTCCACACGGCCGCGGTCCTGGGTGCCGGCCTGGTGCTCGCCGGACTGCTCGAGCAGGGGCAGCTGCCCCGCCCCGTCCGCCTGATCTTCCAGCCCGCGGAGGAGGTGCTCCCCGGAGGAGCCGCCGACGTCGTCGAGTGCGGGGTGCTGGAGGGGGTGGGGCGGATCCTCGCCGTGCACTGCGACCCCAAGGTGGACGCCGGGAAGATCGGACTGCGGCAGGGTGCCATCACGTCCGCCTGCGACCGTCTCGAAATCGCCCTGGACGGGCCCGGCGGTCACACCGCCCGCCCTCACCTGACGACCGACCTGGTCACCGCCGCCGCCCGGGTCGTCACCGACGTGCCCGCGCTGGTCGCCCGGCGCGCCGACGCCCGCAGCGGCCTCGCCGTGACCTGGGGCCGCGTCGAGTCCGGCCACGCGCCCAACGTCATCCCGCAGCACGCCGAGCTCTCCGGGACCGTGCGCTGCCTGGACCTCGACACGTGGCGGCAGGCGCCGGACCTCGTCGTCGCCGCCATCGACGAGGTCGCCAACCTCCACCGCGCCAAGTCGGAGATCAACTACGTCCGAGGCGTCCCGCCCGTCGTCAACGACCCGGCCGCCACCGAGCTGCTGCGCGACGCCATGACCGCCCGGCTCGGTCCCGACTCCGTCGAGGGCACGGAGCAGAGCCTCGGGGGCGAGGACTTCTCCTGGTACCTGGAGCACGTTCCGGGCGCCATGGCCCGCCTGGGCGTGCGCACGCCAGGTGACCGGATCGGGCGCGACCTGCACCAGGGGGACTTCGACGTCGACGAGTCCGCCATCGCGGTGGGGGTGGAGATGTTCACGGCGGCTGCGCTTCTCGACGCCGTCAGGTAG
- a CDS encoding BMP family protein, with translation MRRISKLTRVAVGVASIALAATACGGTSSDSGGDSDSSSGTKGLALAYDIGGKGDQSFNDAAYAGLQKAQKEFGYKTDDVEPTEGETDADKEQRLASLARQGYNPVVGVGFAYGPAMEAVAKKYPDTTFGIVDSVVEGNNVASLVFAEEQSSYLAGVAAAKATKSNTVGFVGGVDIPLIHKFEAGYKQGVQDTSGGKVKVISQYLTQTAEEGGFSSPDKGKAAAEGQIEKKADVVYQAAGLSGQGVIEAAAKAKVWAIGVDSDQYKQAALANYKNYILTSALKDVGGAVYALAKSVHDDKPLTGTQTFDLKVNGVGLAESNPEFAKIAGLSDAVAKAKAGIIDGSIKVKTE, from the coding sequence ATGCGTCGGATATCCAAACTGACCCGTGTCGCGGTGGGGGTCGCGTCGATCGCGCTCGCCGCCACGGCGTGCGGTGGCACCAGCAGCGACAGCGGCGGCGACAGCGACAGCAGCAGCGGCACCAAGGGCCTCGCCCTCGCGTACGACATCGGCGGCAAGGGCGACCAGTCCTTCAACGACGCCGCGTACGCCGGCCTTCAGAAGGCCCAGAAGGAGTTCGGCTACAAGACCGACGACGTCGAGCCAACCGAGGGTGAGACGGACGCCGACAAGGAGCAGCGGCTGGCCTCGCTGGCGCGCCAGGGCTACAACCCGGTGGTCGGCGTCGGCTTCGCCTACGGCCCCGCCATGGAGGCCGTGGCCAAGAAGTACCCGGACACCACCTTCGGCATCGTCGACTCCGTGGTCGAGGGCAACAACGTCGCCTCCCTCGTCTTCGCCGAGGAGCAGTCCTCGTACCTGGCCGGCGTCGCCGCCGCCAAGGCCACCAAGAGCAACACCGTCGGCTTCGTGGGCGGTGTGGACATCCCGCTGATCCACAAGTTCGAGGCCGGCTACAAGCAGGGCGTCCAGGACACCAGCGGCGGCAAGGTCAAGGTCATCTCCCAGTACCTGACCCAGACCGCCGAGGAGGGCGGCTTCTCCAGCCCCGACAAGGGCAAGGCCGCCGCCGAGGGCCAGATCGAGAAGAAGGCCGACGTCGTCTACCAGGCGGCCGGTCTGTCCGGTCAGGGCGTCATCGAGGCCGCCGCGAAGGCCAAGGTCTGGGCGATCGGTGTCGACTCCGACCAGTACAAGCAGGCGGCGCTCGCCAACTACAAGAACTACATCCTGACCTCCGCCCTCAAGGACGTCGGCGGTGCGGTCTACGCGCTCGCCAAGTCCGTCCACGACGACAAGCCGCTGACCGGCACCCAGACCTTCGACCTGAAGGTCAACGGCGTCGGCCTGGCCGAGTCCAACCCGGAGTTCGCGAAGATCGCGGGCCTCTCCGACGCCGTGGCGAAGGCCAAGGCGGGCATCATCGACGGCTCCATCAAGGTCAAGACCGAGTAG